In Aminivibrio pyruvatiphilus, the sequence ACCCTTCACCAGAGAGGTGCGTTCATTATGACGGAAAAGGCGAAGAAAATCCATATCGAACTGAAGAGCGGTGAAAGCGGCATAACATCCTTCGCAGGACTGTGGCCGGCAGTGGAGCTCTTCCGGAAGTCAGGGCTTCCCGAAGTCATCGACAGCGCCGTAGGAGCCAGATCCTCACGGGGATACCGGGACAGTGAACATATCCTTTCCCTTATCCTTCTCCATCTCTCGGGAGGAAGCGCAGCGGACCACCTCTCGTTCCTGAAGGAGAAACTGTCCTTTGAGAAGCTCGGCATATCCGTCCCCTCGCCAAGCGCCCTGAGAACGTGGCTCAATGAATTCCACAACGGGGAGGAGGACGGGAAGCGGGGAATGGGGAAAGCCTTCATCCCCGAAGAGAACGGGCACCTCAGGGGATTGGGGACAGTGCTCTCGGGCCTCTTCGCCTTCGCGGCGGCACACTCTCCCCGGGAGCACATCACCCTCGACCAGGATGCCACGTTCATCGAAACGGAAGAGCGGGGAGCCAACTGGAACTACAAGGGACAGAAGAGCTACCAGGCCCTGAACACCTACTGCCCCGAATACGACCTTGTGGCGGGAAGCCGGTACGGTGACGGGAACGTTCCTCCCGGCTGGAAGCAGCAGGAGGAACTGGAACGGATCCTTGAAAGCCTGCCGGAGGAAGTGAAGGGAGTCTCTGTGCGCAGCGACAGCGCCGGATACCAGACGGACCTTCTCACCTGGTGCACCGAGGGAAAGCACGGGCGGTTCGGATACATCCCCGTGGGGATCTCCTGCCCCGTGGGCGAGGAATTCAAGAAGGCGGTGCGGGCCGTCCCCGAAGAAGACTGGAAGCCCCTGGACAGAAAAGAACGGGACGGGAAACAGGAAGGGAACGGTACTGTTCTGGAATGGGCGGAAATCGTCTATGTGCCCGCCGGCCTCGGCAGAAAAAAGCACGGCCGTGACTACCGGTTCCTGGCCGTCCGGGAACGATGGGACGGCCGTCTCCCCTCCGAAAAGGAACGACAGGAAGACAGGACAACGGAGCCGGAAGCGGAAGCGGTATCATCCCCCGGAGACCAGCTCTACTTCACCGAAGCCATCCGTCTTCTTGAAGAGGAAGTTCCCGGAGTCAAAAGACTCCACCTCCTGGAGCTTGGAGGGAGAATCTACAAAACCTTCGGCATCGTCACCAACATCGAGGACGGAGCGGACGGAGGGATCTTCGGCTATGGGAAGGGAGCCCCCATGGACGGGGAGAAAATCATCCGGTGGCAGAGAAAGCGGAGCGGCAAGGCCGAGGAGATCCACCATATCCTCAAGGACGAACTCGGCGG encodes:
- a CDS encoding transposase; its protein translation is TLHQRGAFIMTEKAKKIHIELKSGESGITSFAGLWPAVELFRKSGLPEVIDSAVGARSSRGYRDSEHILSLILLHLSGGSAADHLSFLKEKLSFEKLGISVPSPSALRTWLNEFHNGEEDGKRGMGKAFIPEENGHLRGLGTVLSGLFAFAAAHSPREHITLDQDATFIETEERGANWNYKGQKSYQALNTYCPEYDLVAGSRYGDGNVPPGWKQQEELERILESLPEEVKGVSVRSDSAGYQTDLLTWCTEGKHGRFGYIPVGISCPVGEEFKKAVRAVPEEDWKPLDRKERDGKQEGNGTVLEWAEIVYVPAGLGRKKHGRDYRFLAVRERWDGRLPSEKERQEDRTTEPEAEAVSSPGDQLYFTEAIRLLEEEVPGVKRLHLLELGGRIYKTFGIVTNIEDGADGGIFGYGKGAPMDGEKIIRWQRKRSGKAEEIHHILKDELGGGHVPSKRFGANAAWWTIAVLALNLHNLLKHILLPEDYGKSRPKSLRFLLYTMVGKIVTHGRRIVLKIWTGDRGGSLFASVMERLELLQSMPD